In one Macaca fascicularis isolate 582-1 chromosome 6, T2T-MFA8v1.1 genomic region, the following are encoded:
- the C6H5orf24 gene encoding UPF0461 protein C5orf24 homolog isoform X1 translates to MMHPVASSNPAFCGPGKPSCLNEDAMRAADQFDIYSSQQSKYSHTVNHKPMVCQRQDPLNETHLQTTSGRSIEIKDELKKKKNLNRSGKRGRPSGTTKSAGYRTSTGRPLGTTKAAGFKTSPGRPLGTTKAAGYKVSPGRPPGSIKALSRLADLGYGCGTAAFPYPMMHGRAVHGVEETSSEVKPPNE, encoded by the coding sequence atgATGCATCCTGTTGCCAGCAGTAATCCAGCTTTCTGTGGGCCTGGCAAGCCTTCCTGCCTCAATGAAGATGCCATGAGAGCTGCTGATCAGTTTGACATATATTCCTCCCAGCAAAGCAAATACAGCCACACAGTCAACCACAAACCAATGGTTTGTCAGAGGCAAGACCCATTAAATGAAACACACTTGCAGACTACAAGTGGCAGAAGCATAGAAATAAAAGACgaactaaagaaaaagaagaatctcAACCGATCTGGTAAGCGTGGCCGGCCTTCGGGAACCACCAAATCAGCAGGATACCGGACCAGCACAGGCAGACCCCTGGGAACCACCAAAGCAGCTGGATTTAAGACAAGTCCAGGCAGACCTTTGGGGACAACTAAAGCTGCGGGATACAAAGTCAGCCCAGGGAGACCTCCAGGTAGCATTAAAGCTCTATCCCGTCTTGCCGATCTTGGTTATGGCTGTGGCACTGCTGCTTTTCCTTACCCTATGATGCATGGCAGAGCAGTTCACGGGGTAGAGGAAACTAGCAGTGAAGTCAAACCACCCAATGAGTGA
- the C6H5orf24 gene encoding UPF0461 protein C5orf24 homolog isoform X2: MMHPVASSNPAFCGPGKPSCLNEDAMRAADQFDIYSSQQSKYSHTVNHKPMVCQRQDPLNETHLQTTSGRSIEIKDELKKKKNLNRSGKRGRPSGTTKSAGYRTSTGRPLGTTKAAGFKTSPGRPLGTTKAAGYKVSPGRPPGKKQQAFRCSSDA, encoded by the exons atgATGCATCCTGTTGCCAGCAGTAATCCAGCTTTCTGTGGGCCTGGCAAGCCTTCCTGCCTCAATGAAGATGCCATGAGAGCTGCTGATCAGTTTGACATATATTCCTCCCAGCAAAGCAAATACAGCCACACAGTCAACCACAAACCAATGGTTTGTCAGAGGCAAGACCCATTAAATGAAACACACTTGCAGACTACAAGTGGCAGAAGCATAGAAATAAAAGACgaactaaagaaaaagaagaatctcAACCGATCTGGTAAGCGTGGCCGGCCTTCGGGAACCACCAAATCAGCAGGATACCGGACCAGCACAGGCAGACCCCTGGGAACCACCAAAGCAGCTGGATTTAAGACAAGTCCAGGCAGACCTTTGGGGACAACTAAAGCTGCGGGATACAAAGTCAGCCCAGGGAGACCTCCAG GAAAAAAGCAGCAAGCCTTCAGGTGTTCCAGTGATGCCTGA